Below is a window of Schistocerca cancellata isolate TAMUIC-IGC-003103 chromosome 4, iqSchCanc2.1, whole genome shotgun sequence DNA.
AGGGATAAAAAGTAAACTAATTGTTGTCTGTATGTGTTGtctcttttgtgtttttttatattacaTAACTGATATTTATTAGCCTTATTTTGATAACTAGATATAGTTAGATGTATCTATTtacttatataattattattcagaatatTATACTCTATACAACATATGGTTATATAAAGAATTAGTAGATATTTAtagattctttttcttttataagatcagaatgaattaatgatttttcatgctgtttaAGTTTACATCTAGCTACAATTCTACCACATTCACATGCTACCTTTTCAAATAATTTATCTTTGTTTGCTTCATAATATCTTTTAGTATGATAACATGCACACTGGTTACATACTCTACGATGTCCATCTTTTACAAAtttatcaaaatgaaattcattaatatttttatcttctttACATCTACAACATTTCTTAGTTGTATCCATTTATTACACTTAAAAACTCTATTGTTGTCTAAATtctaatacatgtacctttttatctgatctgtcaatcattcctttatatacaatattacaaccaattatatctattttttattcaattaacttaTTTAACTGTATATAGGAATTATTCAACTAATATATTttagtatatacatatacatatatatttattccaataatatattttactagatataatatttattcaagtaatatattttacttgatacagatttatcatttttatagaaataataattattcaactaatatattttatttgataGAGATTTATCGTTTTTGTAGATAAAATAattatacatttaatatatttttcttacttgtatTGATATACTAATTATTCTATTAATATGGTTAAtatatttttatagaaataaaatttattaatttacgTGTTTTACTAATTTATAATTGAAATACTAACTATTCAATTGACATATGATTATTATTTTAATagatatattaattattaatttaatgaatttatcCTTTTTAATAGCTATACTAATTAttcaatttatatattttataactAGATATAATaactatataattatattttaattacttattattgaaataatatttttactatcattaatatttattcaattaatatattttaattattttagatattataaaaattcaattaatatattttactgatacataaatatatacctaattattctgttaatatattttgCAACTAGATATAATAATTATACTTTAATTTCTTATCATtggaataatattattttactacctttaatatttattcaattgatatattttaattattttagatatattaattattcaattaatatattttactgatataatatataaaataatatatttgaattatttttttatatatactataattatttatttaatatttattacttattattatgcataataatattcaattactatattttaataaatatggatATATCTATTTTCTCTTAAAAAAATATATCTCATAAATGGATAACCTAAACCTAAAAGAATTAAAAGCTAAAGCAAAACTATTAGGAATAGAAGGTTATTCTAAAATGAAAAAACAACAACTAATTGATCTCATTAATAATATACAAGTGAATCAACCAAATGCTAGAGAACAACAACTAATTGAATTGATTCatggtatatttaaaaaaatggatttTAAACTGTTACATCAACTGTATGAAAGCAATGAAACATATGCTGATATGATTGTTgattatattaaaaacaaaaaccCATTTACTGACTATCAATGGGATAGAATTTCAAGTCATCGTGGTTTATCCATTGAATTCATTACAACATTTCATGATAATTTAGATTGGTTTAGGATATCAATTAAACAAAATTAATCTGATGATGCTATAAGATTATTTCATGATAATTTAGATTGGGATCAAGTGTCAAGTTATCAAACACTGTCAGAAGATATAAtaagagaatttcaagacaaaGTACACTGGGGTAGAATATCACATCATCAACATTTATCTGAACCATTCATTAGAGAATTTGAAGATAAAGTAGATTGGCGAAGTATATCATCTGAACAAATGTTATCTGAAGAATTTATAAtagaatttcaagataaagttCATTGGGAATATATTTTACTAAAACAAAACCTATCTGACTCATTCATACAAAAACAAATGTCACCTTATGAAATATTAGAAAAATCTGATGATACTGAATGTTCTATATGTTTAATTGCTGATGATGGACTATTTGTGAAAACTAAATGCAAACATGTGTTTCATAAAAAATGTGTTGATATATGGTTAAGAGAAAATGATACATGTCCTATGTGTAGAAGTAATATtaaaagaatatacatataaatatataatgaaaactaaatacataataaaaataataataaatacaaaaaataaaaaatataaaaatcaatcaaatataataataaacattttagaataatatataataagtacatacatataataataagataaatatatataataattaaAGATATATTCATTAGTatttaaaatctaaaataaaaatatataaaaatctattaaacatttttgtataatatataataataaacgtTTTAGTTAAATATATAATAAGTACATACATATAATAATAAGATAAATTTATATaatcattaaaaatatatacattagtctttaaaatctaaaataaagataGATGATAAAATTAATGAATATAAACCAGATTCAgtaatataaattgtatttttttttcattatacgaTAGACCCTCCAAATTGGAGGGCCTTATATTTTCTAATATTAGTTTATCTTCATCATCACCAAAATTTCTAATTGCTTTATCTGTATctttataatttaaaatttcagcaataTCTTTTCCTTTAAAACATGGCTTttcattatatataacaacattaaattttttattgttaaatatTAAATTGTCCAaatccattttaatttattttataaatatttatttttcatagactgttatataaaataaaaatactatttaGTTTATTATATTGACCTGTTTTTCTAATTGTAGGAAGTAATTCACTAGTTATCcattttttaaatcgttttttttattcaaattttattttatcattaataacataattaaaaattttatatttttatgtatgaacTATATCTTTAACATTAATATTAGATTTTAAatccattttattatttaatatcatTATGATTATAATCATCATATtcaatttgtgtttgtgtttctgtttctgttttttgtgtttctgtttctgttttttgtgtttctgtttgtgttttttgtgtttctgtttctggTTGTGTTTGTGTATcagtttgtgtttctgtttgtgatgaTAGATGTTGAGATTTATGTTTTTATAAAAtctttaattttcaacaaaagtaaatttccaagcacttttttcataattaaattttatataACATTCATAATGATTATTATATACATCtattaattgaatttttataatatctaaaattattaaaatatattaattgaataaatattaaagatagtaaaaatattatttcaataataagtaattaaaatataattatatagttATTATATCTagttataaaatatataaattgaataattagttagctattaaaaaatataaattcattaaattaataattaatatatctATTAAAATAATAATCATATGTCAATTGAATAGTTAGTATTTCAATTATAAATTAGTAAAACAcgtaaattaataaattttatttctataaaaatataTTAACCATATTAATAGAATAATTAGTATATCAatacaagtaagaaaaatatattaaatgtataatTATTTTATCTACAAAAACGACAAATCTCtatcaaataaaatatattagttgaataattattatttctataaaaatgataaatctgtatcaagtaaaatatattacttgaataaatattatatctagtaaaatatattattggaataaatatatatgtatatgtatatactaaAATATATTAGTTGAATAATTCCTATATACAGTTAAAtaagttaattgaataaaaaatagatataattggttgtaatattgtatataaaggaatgattgacagatcagataaaaaggtacatgtattagaATTTAGACAACAATAGAGTTTTTAAGTGTAATAAATGGATACAACTAAGAAATGTTGTAGATGTaaagaagataaaaatattaatgaatttcattttgataaaTTTGTAAAAGATGGACATCGTAGAGTATGTAACCAGTGTGCATGTTATCATACTAAAAGATATTATGAAGCAAACAAAGATAAATTATTTGAAAAGGTAGCATGTGAATGTGGTAGAATTGTAGCTAGATGTAAACTtaaacagcatgaaaaatcatTAATTCATTCTGATCTTATAAAAGAAAAAGACTCTATAAATATCTACTAATTCTTTATATAACCATATGTTGTATAGAGTATAatattctgaataataattatataagtaAATAGATACATCTAACTATATCTAGTTATCAAAATAAGGCTAATAAATATCAGTTAtgtaatataaaaaaacacaaaagagaCAACACATACAGACAACAATTAGTTTACTTTTTATCCCTAATAAATAGATATATCTGTAtctatttgtaaaaatacagttaccaaatattctgaataataattacataagtaaatagacaacaaaaataatagttttcttccttaataaatagAGCTATCataatggagatgaagatgaatgaACTTAGAGCAATAGCTAAAAGCATAAAGATTAAAGGTTACTCTAAAATGCGTAAAAGTGAATTAATggatttattatttccacatacaattgatattgctaaggaatctaataaaagaaaaagaacaactaAACATGTATCTATTGCTAATATAGAAGATAAAGATCCATCAACAATGAATATTAGTGAACTTAAAACTATAGctaaacatttaaatataagtgGATATTCTAAATTATGTAAAAGTGATTTGTTACAGTTGATTCAAAATACTCAAACACAATTTCCATTTGCTACAGATATATTTGAACATCCAAATGAACGAAAAATTCATGTTTATCATTCAATTGAAAAAGCATTCCAAAATAGGCTACAAACATACAATATTGAAAACAATATTGAAATCAAAGACCCACAACATATTATGACATCAGCTAAACCTATTATACATAAGTTAATAAAagataatcttaaaatatacaatggattaaaagttaatttaatattgtattgtgaattcaaattgaatactacaaatgaaatgaaagaatttagattctcaacatacaactatacaattacaaatgaaaaagatctaaataaattttatacaaaaggtaaacgtgaaatgttaaaacgtatgtatgattttcaagatagaggatcaggatggatgttaaatagaataattggattacagttaggcattaacaaatatataccattacgtggttcatcttatatggaattaccacttaaaatacgaagtaagaaagcatgtgtaaatgttaaaaataatgatcaaaaatgttttctatggTCTATAGCATCAGCATTATATCCAGTTGATCGTAATCCTGATCGAACTAGCAATTATAAAGACTATATTGATGAATTAGAAGCTAAAATTGGTTCAATAGAATATCCAGTTAAAATTGATAATATACCTAAATATGAATGTAAACTTAATATATCGATTAATGTATATgcatacaatgaaaaatatgaaatatatccatTAAAGACAGCTAAAGATAAAAAACCAAAACATGTTGATTTATTAtatatgaaaaataataatgaatcacaTTATTGTTGGATTAAACATTTATCACGTTTAGTTAGATGTCAGAAAACAATGCATCATGGTAAAATTCATCTATGTAAAATGTGCCTACAACACTTTAATTCAGAAGATAAATTAAGTATACATAAAATCGATTGTTCAAAACATGAATCATCTAAAATTATTATACCTCAAAAAGGTGAATATATAACATTCACAAACTATAATCATACCATGCATGTTCCATTTGTtatatatgctgattttgaaagcttattattgaaaatggataactctacaccaaaccaaaataaatcatacacactgaaatatcaaaaacatgaaccatctGGATTTTGTTACTATGTGAAATATATTCATGGTCATTATAAAGATCCAGTTGTATATAGAGGACAAAATGCAGCTAAAACATTTAtagaaatgataaaaaatgaagttgatgaaattggtgaaatatattcacaaattgaaccaatgaataagttaacagatgaac
It encodes the following:
- the LOC126184158 gene encoding uncharacterized protein LOC126184158, translated to MDNLNLKELKAKAKLLGIEGYSKMKKQQLIDLINNIQVNQPNAREQQLIELIHGIFKKMDFKLLHQLYESNETYADMIVDYIKNKNPFTDYQWDRISSHRDWDQVSSYQTLSEDIIREFQDKVHWGRISHHQHLSEPFIREFEDKVDWRSISSEQMLSEEFIIEFQDKVHWEYILLKQNLSDSFIQKQMSPYEILEKSDDTECSICLIADDGLFVKTKCKHVFHKKCVDIWLRENDTCPMCRSNIKRIYI